Proteins co-encoded in one Aquincola tertiaricarbonis genomic window:
- the putA gene encoding trifunctional transcriptional regulator/proline dehydrogenase/L-glutamate gamma-semialdehyde dehydrogenase produces the protein MNAVTEAPRPFVEFAARLRPQSVLRAAITSAYRRPEPEAVAVLLEQARLPAAQAAAVQALAGQLATRLRERKSAGGREGLVQGLVQEFSLSSQEGVALMCLAEALLRIPDAATRDALIRDKIGDGDWASHLGRSGSLFVNAATWGLVLTGKLVTTHTETGLAQALARVVAKSGEPLIRKGVDMAMRLMGEQFVTGQTIEEALSNARRREAEGFRYSYDMLGEAALTEADAQRYLAAYEAAIHAIGRASAGRGIYEGPGISIKLSALHPRYSRAQVGRTLTELYPRLLKLALLARGYDIGLNIDAEEADRLELSLDLLEQLCADPGLEGWHGIGFVVQAYQKRCPHVLDFIIDLARRTRRRLMVRLVKGAYWDSEIKRAQVDGLEDYPVYTRKVHTDVSYLACARKLLAAPEAVYPQFATHNAHTLAAIYQLAGQNYYAGQYEFQCLHGMGEPLYSQVVGPRAEGGLARPCRIYAPVGTHETLLAYLVRRLLENGANSSFVNRIADEAVPIEQLVADPVAVVDAAAQAEGQAGLPHPGIALPRALYGAERANSSGIDLSNEHRLASLAGALLRPGAAWQALPLIGGQPRTAGTPQPVTNPADRRDVVGQVTEATTADAADAVAAAVAAGPAWAATPPAERAALLERAADTLEAQMQPLLGLIVREAGKTLPNAIGEVREAVDFLRYYATQARRELSEQHRPLGPIVCISPWNFPLAIFVGQVAAALAAGNTVLAKPAEQTPLIAAQAVQLLHAAGVPGGALQLLPGRGETVGAALVADERVRGVMFTGSTEVARLLQRSLAGRLDAQGRPPLLIAETGGQNAMIVDSSALAEQVVADVISSAFDSAGQRCSALRVLCLQQDVADHVLKMLHGALRELTLAPPDELSTDIGPVIDEEARAGIEAHIATLRERGHAVQRLGGDAAVLAHGSFVPPAVIEIPSLAELQREVFGPVLHVLRYRRDELPALIDQINATGYGLTLGLHTRIDETIALVTERVHAGNQYVNRNIVGAVVGVQPFGGEGLSGTGPKAGGPLYLRRLVAGPVAEGGAAAAAVLEPAARAVQAPLQALAASQPGAPWLATLCSALAAVSPAGLQQLLPGPTGERNVYRLLPRAAVLCLSMADDRDERLCQLAHVLAVGSTALWPESPAARGLQQALPAALRAQVRLLPGDAAQALAEAAFDAVLLHGHPDDARHASRQLASRSGPIVGLQVAAPGRLQPGVFSLEPLMLERSVSVNTAAAGGNASLMTLG, from the coding sequence ATGAATGCTGTCACCGAAGCCCCCCGGCCCTTTGTCGAGTTCGCCGCCCGCCTGCGCCCGCAAAGCGTGCTGCGCGCGGCCATCACCTCCGCCTATCGCCGACCCGAGCCGGAGGCCGTGGCCGTGCTGCTGGAGCAGGCCCGGCTGCCCGCGGCCCAGGCCGCCGCGGTGCAGGCCTTGGCCGGCCAGCTGGCCACGCGGCTGCGCGAGCGCAAGTCGGCCGGCGGCCGCGAAGGCCTGGTGCAGGGCCTGGTGCAGGAGTTCTCGCTCTCGTCGCAGGAAGGCGTGGCGCTGATGTGCCTGGCCGAGGCGCTGCTGCGCATCCCCGATGCGGCCACGCGTGATGCCCTCATCCGCGACAAGATCGGCGACGGCGACTGGGCTTCGCACCTGGGCCGCAGCGGCTCGCTGTTCGTCAATGCGGCCACCTGGGGCCTGGTGCTCACCGGCAAGCTGGTCACCACCCACACCGAAACCGGCCTGGCGCAGGCGCTGGCTCGCGTGGTGGCCAAGAGCGGCGAGCCGCTGATCCGCAAGGGCGTGGACATGGCCATGCGGCTGATGGGCGAGCAGTTCGTCACCGGCCAGACGATCGAGGAGGCGCTGTCCAACGCCCGCCGCCGCGAGGCCGAAGGCTTCCGCTATTCGTACGACATGCTGGGCGAAGCCGCGCTGACCGAGGCCGACGCGCAGCGCTACCTGGCCGCCTACGAGGCCGCCATCCATGCCATCGGCCGGGCCTCGGCCGGCCGCGGCATCTACGAAGGGCCGGGCATCTCCATCAAGCTGTCGGCGCTGCACCCGCGCTACAGCCGGGCGCAGGTCGGCCGCACGCTCACCGAGCTGTACCCCCGGCTGCTGAAGCTGGCGCTGCTGGCCCGCGGCTATGACATCGGCCTGAACATCGACGCCGAGGAGGCCGACCGGCTGGAGCTGTCGCTCGACCTGCTGGAGCAGCTGTGCGCCGACCCGGGCCTGGAAGGCTGGCACGGCATCGGCTTCGTGGTGCAGGCCTACCAGAAGCGCTGCCCGCATGTGCTGGACTTCATCATCGACCTGGCCCGCCGCACACGGCGGCGACTGATGGTGCGGCTGGTCAAGGGCGCCTACTGGGACAGCGAGATCAAGCGCGCGCAGGTGGACGGGCTGGAGGACTACCCCGTTTACACCCGCAAGGTGCACACCGACGTGAGCTACCTGGCCTGCGCCCGCAAGCTGCTGGCCGCGCCCGAGGCGGTGTACCCGCAGTTCGCCACCCACAACGCGCACACTCTGGCCGCCATCTACCAGCTGGCCGGGCAGAACTACTACGCCGGCCAGTACGAATTCCAGTGCCTGCACGGCATGGGCGAGCCGCTGTACAGCCAGGTGGTGGGCCCGCGCGCCGAGGGCGGCCTGGCTCGGCCCTGCCGCATCTATGCACCGGTGGGCACGCACGAGACGCTACTGGCCTACCTGGTGCGCCGCCTGCTGGAAAACGGCGCCAACAGCTCCTTCGTCAACCGCATCGCCGACGAAGCCGTGCCCATCGAGCAGCTGGTGGCCGACCCGGTGGCGGTGGTGGACGCCGCCGCGCAGGCCGAAGGCCAGGCCGGCCTGCCGCACCCGGGCATTGCGCTGCCGCGTGCGCTGTACGGGGCCGAGCGGGCCAACAGCAGCGGCATCGACCTGTCGAACGAGCACCGGCTGGCCTCGTTGGCCGGCGCACTGCTGCGCCCGGGCGCCGCATGGCAGGCGTTGCCGCTGATTGGCGGTCAGCCCCGCACGGCCGGCACGCCGCAGCCGGTGACCAACCCGGCCGACCGCCGCGACGTGGTGGGCCAGGTGACCGAGGCCACCACCGCCGACGCGGCCGATGCCGTGGCCGCCGCCGTGGCCGCCGGCCCGGCCTGGGCCGCCACGCCGCCCGCCGAGCGCGCGGCGTTGCTGGAGCGCGCCGCCGACACGCTGGAGGCGCAGATGCAGCCGCTGCTGGGCCTGATCGTGCGCGAAGCCGGCAAGACCCTGCCCAACGCCATCGGCGAGGTGCGCGAGGCGGTGGACTTTCTGCGCTACTACGCGACCCAGGCCCGGCGCGAGTTGAGCGAGCAGCACCGGCCGCTGGGGCCCATCGTCTGCATCAGCCCCTGGAACTTCCCGCTGGCCATCTTCGTGGGCCAGGTGGCCGCCGCGCTGGCGGCCGGCAACACCGTGCTGGCCAAGCCGGCCGAGCAGACGCCGCTGATCGCCGCGCAGGCGGTGCAGCTGCTGCACGCGGCCGGCGTACCCGGCGGCGCGCTGCAGCTGCTGCCCGGCCGTGGCGAAACGGTGGGCGCCGCGCTGGTGGCCGACGAACGGGTGCGCGGCGTGATGTTCACCGGCTCCACCGAGGTGGCGCGGCTGCTGCAGCGCAGCCTGGCCGGCCGGCTGGATGCGCAGGGCCGGCCGCCGCTGCTGATCGCCGAGACCGGCGGCCAGAACGCGATGATCGTGGACTCGTCGGCGCTGGCCGAGCAGGTGGTGGCCGACGTGATCAGCTCGGCCTTCGACAGTGCGGGCCAGCGCTGCTCCGCCTTGCGTGTGCTGTGCCTGCAGCAGGACGTGGCCGACCATGTGCTGAAGATGCTGCACGGCGCGCTGCGTGAACTGACCCTGGCGCCACCCGACGAGCTGAGCACCGACATCGGCCCGGTGATCGACGAAGAAGCGCGCGCCGGCATCGAAGCGCACATCGCCACGCTGCGCGAGCGCGGCCATGCGGTGCAGCGGCTGGGCGGTGATGCGGCGGTGCTGGCGCATGGCAGCTTCGTGCCGCCAGCGGTCATCGAGATCCCGTCGCTGGCCGAGTTGCAGCGCGAGGTCTTCGGCCCGGTGCTGCACGTGCTGCGCTACCGGCGCGACGAGCTGCCGGCGTTGATCGACCAGATCAATGCCACCGGCTACGGCCTGACGCTGGGGCTGCATACCCGCATCGACGAAACCATCGCGCTGGTGACCGAGCGGGTGCATGCCGGCAACCAGTACGTCAACCGCAACATCGTCGGCGCCGTGGTGGGCGTGCAGCCCTTCGGGGGTGAAGGCCTGTCAGGCACCGGCCCCAAGGCCGGCGGGCCGCTGTACCTGCGGCGGCTGGTGGCCGGGCCGGTGGCAGAGGGCGGCGCCGCGGCCGCGGCCGTGCTGGAACCCGCGGCCCGCGCGGTGCAGGCCCCGCTGCAGGCCCTGGCCGCCAGCCAGCCCGGTGCGCCCTGGCTGGCCACGTTGTGCAGCGCGCTGGCCGCGGTGTCACCGGCGGGCCTGCAGCAGCTGCTGCCCGGCCCGACTGGGGAACGCAACGTCTACCGGCTGCTGCCGCGCGCGGCGGTGCTGTGCCTGTCGATGGCCGACGACCGCGACGAGCGGCTGTGCCAGCTGGCCCATGTGCTGGCCGTCGGCTCCACCGCGCTGTGGCCCGAAAGCCCCGCGGCACGCGGCCTGCAGCAGGCCTTGCCGGCCGCGCTGCGTGCCCAGGTGCGGCTGCTGCCCGGCGACGCCGCGCAGGCACTGGCCGAGGCGGCGTTCGACGCGGTGCTGCTGCACGGCCACCCCGACGACGCCCGCCACGCCAGCCGGCAGCTGGCGTCACGCAGCGGCCCCATCGTCGGCCTGCAGGTGGCCGCGCCGGGCCGGCTGCAGCCAGGCGTCTTCAGCCTGGAGCCGCTGATGCTGGAGCGCAGCGTGTCCGTCAACACCGCCGCGGCGGGGGGCAATGCGAGCCTGATGACCCTAGGCTGA
- a CDS encoding LysR family transcriptional regulator, producing MDLRQLKYFVRIVELGGLSAAAQSLHVAQPSLSQHVANLEAELGLPLLERGARGARPTPAGRRLYEQAKALLRQAGDIPALVRQEGGDVAGHVRLGLPASTSRRVAVPLLRALRLAHPGVTLEIVEGSTAYIAEMLQRHLLDLGVAVHPGDDARLDVHPLVTEELMLVGPPGEAAPGPVEVAELAALPLLLPAFPNAIRVRIEQLCNAAGLRYRLVAESAAAQVMVAAAQAGIAWTILPWSAFEHEDPASLSWRPIAGRAFTRTLAVCGSRAASGQPAGEAVRRQLQAVVAAMLAEGGWPQAELPVRR from the coding sequence ATGGACCTGCGGCAGTTGAAGTACTTCGTGCGCATCGTGGAGCTGGGCGGGCTGTCGGCCGCCGCGCAGTCGCTGCACGTGGCGCAGCCCTCGCTCAGCCAGCACGTGGCCAACCTCGAGGCCGAGCTGGGCCTGCCGCTGCTGGAACGTGGCGCCCGCGGCGCTCGGCCCACGCCGGCCGGCCGCCGGCTCTACGAGCAGGCCAAGGCCCTGCTGCGCCAGGCCGGCGACATCCCGGCGCTGGTGCGCCAGGAGGGCGGCGACGTGGCCGGCCATGTGCGCCTGGGGCTGCCGGCCAGCACCTCGCGCCGGGTGGCGGTGCCGCTGCTGCGCGCGCTGCGCCTGGCCCACCCGGGCGTGACGCTGGAGATCGTGGAAGGCTCCACCGCCTACATCGCCGAGATGCTGCAGCGCCACCTGCTGGACCTGGGCGTGGCGGTGCACCCCGGCGACGACGCGCGGCTGGACGTGCACCCGCTGGTGACCGAGGAACTGATGCTGGTGGGGCCGCCTGGTGAGGCCGCGCCCGGCCCGGTGGAGGTGGCCGAGCTGGCGGCGCTGCCGCTGCTGCTGCCGGCCTTCCCGAATGCCATCCGCGTGCGCATCGAGCAGCTGTGCAACGCCGCCGGCCTGCGCTACCGGCTGGTGGCCGAAAGCGCCGCCGCGCAGGTGATGGTGGCCGCCGCCCAGGCCGGCATCGCCTGGACCATCCTGCCCTGGTCGGCCTTCGAGCATGAAGACCCGGCCAGCCTGAGCTGGCGGCCCATCGCCGGCCGCGCCTTCACCCGCACGCTGGCGGTGTGCGGCAGCCGCGCCGCCAGCGGCCAGCCGGCGGGCGAGGCGGTGCGCCGCCAGCTGCAGGCGGTGGTGGCCGCGATGCTGGCCGAAGGCGGCTGGCCGCAGGCGGAGCTGCCGGTGCGGCGGTAG
- a CDS encoding sensor histidine kinase, which translates to MLVALAVLLATPGWALDPRQPLRELHHQRWTELEGGPAEVVSIAQTPDGFLWLATGSGLVRFDGQRFLRVNLFPDQPTRGQGLSHVLAMADGSLWLGLRTGSLAVHRLADGTLRRYGKEEGLIGNRVIAFAHDDAGAVWGLTFAGLLRFDGQRWHKQRDEVGYPHDDGFSLYRLGDGRLAVNSVDGGVYLRPAAGGAFQRQTGQPRTAQQTFEADGTHWVWQQDGLLRRLPPGAHEDRWRLPASSMGNLRSDGRGNLWATDHATGLRRVRHLPGAAAGTATEVEAFSARQGLSSDAVLDLFVDRDGDLWVGTLRGLDHFSRPGVHPAPAPWDTLGPALAPSAGAGVCLISPWAQPACVTAAGDVRPQPGWPGDNGGSAVARDRQGQVWFGGQMGLWPAQPGNASQRIPWPGAPGTALPLFSFAFGPDDSLWAAVGAAGVLQRQGGRWLPRDERLPAGTAVAVAVDEAGATWIAQAEGRVLRLRGDELRRFDLPAGRVGTLQLAAGQVWVGGEFGLVAISGDQLRPVPPVDGRPLGLVMGIVRTADGSLWLNEAEGVVQVDAASLRRWLADPAAPLAGRRRGREDGLPGTLPPTRPSPSMVLADDGRLWITRTAALYWLDPQQPLPAVRPSAPVVDELQAAGRRWPLAGTGGRPVGPTVLPAGTTQLRIAYGAANLQAPDRTRYRHRLVGLESDWQPPDSRREASYTNLPPGDYVFELESGTDDPAWQASGRTTLPLRITPALHQTAAFQAGMGLAALLAGWGLWRAATRRALQRMRHRLQVQQAERERIARDLHDHLLQGTTALTLQVQASVDTLPDDHPARQRLALALDRADDALRETRARVEGLRAHADGRALLPALQVAVAEVVGGTTAQPVVAVRSSGEPRPLWPWATAELYEVALEALRNALAHAQARHITLLLHFAPDALHLTVRDDGRGLPADLDLAQGRPGHFGLRNIRERAALLRAVPVWRAAEGGGTELWLRVDAARAYAPQPRRWRWPLRRSPDRHAEAGAGEL; encoded by the coding sequence ATGCTCGTCGCCCTGGCCGTGCTGCTGGCCACGCCCGGCTGGGCCCTCGACCCGCGCCAGCCGCTGCGCGAGCTGCACCACCAACGCTGGACCGAGCTGGAAGGCGGCCCGGCCGAGGTGGTGTCCATCGCACAGACGCCCGACGGCTTCTTGTGGCTGGCCACCGGCAGCGGCCTGGTGCGTTTCGACGGCCAGCGCTTCCTGCGCGTCAACCTGTTCCCCGACCAGCCCACCCGCGGCCAGGGCTTGTCGCATGTGCTGGCGATGGCCGACGGCTCGCTGTGGCTGGGCCTGCGCACCGGCAGCCTGGCCGTGCACCGGCTGGCCGATGGCACGCTGCGCCGCTATGGCAAGGAAGAAGGGCTGATCGGCAACCGCGTGATCGCGTTTGCGCACGACGACGCAGGCGCCGTGTGGGGACTGACCTTCGCCGGCCTGCTGCGCTTCGACGGCCAACGCTGGCACAAGCAGCGCGACGAGGTGGGCTACCCGCATGACGACGGTTTCAGCCTGTATCGGCTGGGCGACGGCCGCCTGGCGGTGAACAGCGTGGACGGCGGCGTCTACCTGCGGCCGGCCGCCGGCGGCGCCTTCCAGCGGCAGACGGGCCAGCCGCGCACGGCGCAACAGACCTTCGAGGCCGACGGCACCCACTGGGTGTGGCAGCAGGACGGCCTGCTGCGCCGCCTGCCACCGGGCGCCCACGAAGACCGCTGGCGCCTGCCGGCCAGCAGCATGGGCAACCTGCGCAGCGACGGCCGCGGCAACCTCTGGGCCACCGACCACGCCACCGGCCTGCGGCGGGTGCGCCATCTGCCGGGCGCAGCCGCTGGCACGGCCACCGAGGTGGAGGCCTTTAGCGCCCGGCAGGGCCTGAGCAGCGATGCCGTGCTCGACCTCTTCGTCGACCGCGACGGCGACCTGTGGGTGGGCACCCTGCGCGGGCTGGACCACTTCAGCCGGCCCGGTGTGCACCCCGCGCCCGCACCGTGGGACACGCTGGGTCCCGCCCTGGCCCCTTCGGCCGGCGCCGGGGTGTGCCTCATCTCGCCCTGGGCGCAGCCCGCCTGCGTGACGGCGGCCGGCGACGTGCGGCCGCAGCCGGGCTGGCCGGGCGACAACGGCGGCTCCGCCGTCGCGCGCGACCGCCAGGGCCAGGTGTGGTTCGGCGGCCAGATGGGCTTGTGGCCCGCGCAGCCGGGCAACGCCAGCCAGCGCATTCCCTGGCCGGGCGCGCCGGGCACCGCGCTGCCGCTGTTCTCCTTCGCCTTCGGCCCGGACGACAGCCTGTGGGCCGCCGTGGGCGCGGCCGGCGTACTGCAGCGTCAGGGCGGCCGATGGCTGCCGCGCGACGAACGGCTGCCGGCCGGCACCGCGGTGGCCGTGGCGGTGGACGAAGCCGGCGCCACCTGGATCGCGCAGGCCGAGGGCCGCGTGCTGCGGCTGCGTGGCGACGAACTTCGCCGCTTCGATCTGCCGGCCGGTCGCGTGGGCACGCTGCAGCTGGCCGCGGGCCAGGTGTGGGTGGGCGGCGAATTCGGGCTGGTGGCCATCAGCGGCGACCAGCTGCGGCCGGTACCGCCGGTGGACGGCCGTCCGCTGGGGCTGGTGATGGGCATCGTGCGGACCGCCGACGGCAGCCTGTGGCTGAACGAAGCCGAAGGCGTGGTGCAGGTGGACGCCGCCTCGCTGCGCCGCTGGCTGGCGGACCCCGCCGCGCCGCTGGCCGGCCGCCGCCGCGGCCGCGAGGACGGCCTGCCGGGCACACTGCCGCCGACGCGGCCCTCGCCTTCGATGGTGCTGGCCGACGACGGCCGGCTGTGGATCACCCGCACCGCCGCCCTGTACTGGCTGGACCCGCAGCAGCCGCTGCCCGCGGTGCGCCCCTCGGCCCCGGTGGTGGACGAGCTGCAGGCGGCCGGCCGGCGCTGGCCGCTGGCCGGCACCGGTGGCCGGCCAGTCGGGCCCACGGTGCTGCCGGCCGGCACCACCCAGCTGCGCATCGCCTACGGCGCAGCCAATCTGCAGGCGCCCGACCGCACACGCTACCGCCACCGCCTGGTGGGGCTGGAGAGCGACTGGCAGCCGCCTGACAGCCGGCGCGAGGCCAGCTACACCAACCTGCCGCCGGGCGACTATGTGTTCGAGCTGGAATCGGGCACCGACGATCCGGCCTGGCAGGCCAGCGGCCGCACCACGCTGCCGCTGCGCATCACACCCGCGCTGCACCAGACGGCCGCCTTCCAGGCCGGCATGGGCCTGGCCGCGCTGCTGGCGGGCTGGGGCCTGTGGCGCGCCGCCACCCGGCGCGCGCTGCAGCGCATGCGCCACCGGCTGCAGGTGCAGCAGGCCGAGCGCGAGCGCATCGCCCGCGACCTGCACGACCACCTGCTGCAGGGCACCACCGCGCTGACCCTGCAGGTGCAGGCCAGCGTCGACACCCTGCCCGACGACCACCCCGCCCGGCAGCGCCTGGCGCTGGCGCTGGACCGCGCCGACGACGCCCTGCGCGAGACCCGCGCCCGCGTGGAAGGCCTGCGCGCCCATGCCGACGGCCGCGCGCTGCTGCCGGCGCTGCAGGTGGCCGTGGCCGAAGTGGTGGGCGGCACGACCGCGCAGCCGGTGGTGGCGGTGCGCAGCAGCGGCGAACCGCGCCCGCTGTGGCCCTGGGCCACGGCCGAGCTGTACGAGGTGGCGCTGGAAGCGCTGCGCAATGCGCTGGCCCATGCGCAGGCGCGGCACATCACGCTGCTGC